Proteins from one Ketobacter alkanivorans genomic window:
- a CDS encoding DUF4350 domain-containing protein, which translates to MNKRSLAIIAVALLILGAGIAWIASNIERYTRHVDDGATVDVILNPWYAAQALLDQQQKESHRSFNLHPVLEKLKPYDALVLFNSSTIGNPATRQKLMDWMHGGGHLIVTAQEEWDFDSESADPFLDSFGIRFYYQEEEYDDDYEEEYPEDAAFDEMPESVNESAALESTDTESVTEQTEESEAGQSCAFIDYDDLFEVTWNQDILLIESLGGYTLDDEYDEAIRTGESWPNALLQYQVGAGKLTVLMDPTIWHNDRIGDYDHAFLLWQLVKQDDIIWFVSSNESENLLGILWRTAPYLLIGLGFTILIWGWRRWVRFGPLIPEPSNEHRQWLEHIEAATRFDWNHHQGQTMVDQLRQDIQQIMSRHHNLSYSQNQAEWLELLTQRCKLNQQQIQESMTQPSPHREHPWMELISQLQIIRNAL; encoded by the coding sequence ATGAATAAGCGCAGCCTGGCCATCATCGCTGTAGCACTGCTGATCCTAGGCGCGGGTATAGCTTGGATAGCCTCAAACATTGAACGTTACACCCGTCACGTGGATGACGGGGCCACCGTCGATGTTATCCTCAACCCTTGGTACGCGGCGCAAGCTCTGCTAGATCAGCAGCAAAAGGAATCTCATCGCTCTTTCAACCTGCATCCGGTATTAGAAAAACTAAAGCCCTACGACGCACTGGTACTGTTTAACTCCAGCACCATCGGGAATCCTGCCACCCGGCAAAAACTGATGGACTGGATGCACGGTGGCGGCCACCTTATCGTCACCGCCCAGGAAGAATGGGATTTCGATTCAGAATCCGCAGACCCTTTCCTCGACAGCTTTGGCATACGTTTCTATTACCAGGAAGAAGAGTACGATGATGATTACGAAGAAGAATATCCAGAAGACGCAGCATTCGACGAAATGCCTGAAAGCGTTAACGAATCTGCCGCCCTAGAATCCACCGACACTGAATCTGTAACTGAACAGACAGAAGAGTCGGAGGCAGGCCAAAGCTGCGCATTTATCGACTACGACGATTTGTTTGAGGTGACTTGGAACCAAGACATTCTGCTGATCGAATCGCTGGGTGGCTATACACTGGACGACGAATATGACGAAGCCATTCGCACTGGCGAAAGCTGGCCCAATGCACTTTTGCAATATCAGGTTGGAGCCGGAAAGCTCACTGTATTGATGGATCCCACCATCTGGCATAACGACCGCATCGGTGACTACGATCATGCCTTTCTACTGTGGCAACTGGTCAAGCAGGACGACATCATCTGGTTTGTCAGCAGCAACGAAAGCGAAAACCTCTTGGGTATTCTCTGGCGTACTGCACCTTATCTACTAATTGGTTTGGGCTTTACGATTCTGATCTGGGGATGGCGGCGCTGGGTGCGCTTTGGCCCACTGATTCCAGAACCCAGCAATGAGCACCGACAATGGTTGGAACACATAGAAGCCGCTACCCGCTTTGATTGGAATCACCATCAGGGTCAAACCATGGTGGATCAACTACGCCAGGATATTCAGCAGATAATGAGCCGACACCACAATCTGTCCTACTCACAAAATCAGGCCGAATGGCTCGAGCTGCTGACCCAGCGCTGCAAACTCAACCAACAGCAGATACAAGAATCCATGACCCAGCCGTCCCCTCATCGGGAGCACCCCTGGATGGAACTGATTTCGCAATTACAAATCATAAGGAACGCACTATGA
- a CDS encoding stage II sporulation protein M: MKQELFENHFRPIWQAFETTLDELEQFKQLRKKANVTGFADQYRQVCHHLALAQERQYSPYLIDRLNQLALRGHQQLYQSHNNILYNIVHFILVGFPATVRREFTFIWASSLLFFGSLLIMAALTYYDPSLIYSVYPEGAVRDFTEMYDPANKAFMQEQRSAADDFSMFGFYIKNNIGIGFQTFASGFVLGIGALFNLLYNGIVLGAVMGYLTDMGFTDTFFPFVIGHGAFELTGIAIAGAAGLKLGYGLLCPGRLTRKQSLIKAAREAMSLVYGVFFLLLIAAFVEAFWSSSSYLSNSAKYIAGGSFWLLVLSYLSLGYTGLNRGAHRGSE, translated from the coding sequence ATGAAACAAGAGCTGTTCGAAAATCACTTTCGGCCAATTTGGCAAGCATTTGAAACCACACTGGACGAGTTGGAACAGTTCAAACAGCTGAGAAAGAAAGCCAATGTCACCGGTTTTGCAGATCAGTATCGACAGGTGTGCCACCATCTAGCACTGGCACAAGAGCGGCAATACAGCCCCTACCTGATCGATCGACTCAACCAACTGGCCCTGCGCGGACACCAACAGCTTTATCAAAGCCACAATAATATTCTGTATAACATCGTGCACTTCATTCTGGTGGGCTTCCCCGCCACAGTGCGTCGTGAATTTACCTTTATATGGGCGTCCAGTTTACTGTTTTTTGGCTCACTGCTGATCATGGCCGCCCTGACCTATTACGATCCAAGCCTGATTTATAGCGTGTACCCAGAAGGCGCTGTGCGTGATTTCACCGAGATGTATGACCCTGCAAACAAGGCTTTCATGCAGGAACAAAGGAGCGCAGCGGACGACTTCAGCATGTTCGGCTTTTATATCAAGAACAACATTGGCATTGGCTTTCAGACTTTCGCCAGCGGCTTTGTCTTAGGCATCGGTGCCCTGTTTAATCTGTTGTACAACGGCATCGTACTGGGTGCTGTTATGGGCTACCTCACCGATATGGGCTTCACCGATACCTTTTTTCCGTTTGTTATCGGCCATGGTGCGTTTGAACTTACCGGTATTGCCATTGCCGGTGCTGCAGGCCTCAAACTGGGGTATGGGTTACTGTGCCCCGGCAGACTCACTCGCAAGCAATCCCTCATCAAAGCCGCGCGCGAAGCCATGTCGCTGGTGTATGGCGTCTTCTTCCTGCTGCTGATTGCTGCATTTGTGGAAGCGTTCTGGTCTTCCAGCAGCTATCTGTCCAACTCCGCAAAATACATAGCCGGAGGCAGCTTCTGGCTGCTGGTGTTGTCTTATCTCAGCCTCGGCTATACCGGCCTCAACCGAGGAGCGCACCGTGGATCTGAGTAA
- the wrbA gene encoding NAD(P)H:quinone oxidoreductase: protein MSCRILILYYSRNGHTRDMAKAIARGVEQHHGAEAVLRTVPPVSSETEASKPAIPVSGDIYADMDDLENCDGLILGSPTRFGNMAAPLKYFLDSTSALWMKGALVDKPASAFTSTSSLHGGQESTLLSMLLPLLHHGMIYAGIPYSEPGLTKTKAGGTPYGASHWAGADNSRTLDEHETALCQAQGLRVAKLASKLK, encoded by the coding sequence GTGAGCTGTCGTATATTGATCCTTTATTACAGCCGTAACGGCCATACTCGAGACATGGCAAAAGCCATCGCCCGAGGTGTCGAGCAGCATCACGGGGCCGAAGCCGTATTGCGCACCGTGCCCCCGGTGTCCAGTGAAACGGAAGCCAGCAAGCCCGCCATTCCCGTCAGTGGAGACATCTATGCCGACATGGACGATCTGGAGAACTGCGATGGCCTGATTCTCGGCTCACCCACGCGGTTTGGCAATATGGCGGCACCACTGAAGTACTTTCTGGACAGCACCAGCGCCCTGTGGATGAAAGGTGCCCTGGTGGACAAGCCAGCCTCCGCATTCACCTCCACCAGTAGCTTGCACGGCGGACAGGAGTCCACATTGCTCTCGATGCTGCTGCCGCTGTTGCATCACGGCATGATATACGCAGGCATACCCTACAGCGAACCGGGCCTGACCAAAACCAAAGCCGGCGGCACCCCTTATGGTGCCAGCCATTGGGCCGGAGCAGACAACAGCCGAACGCTGGATGAACACGAAACCGCTCTGTGTCAGGCACAGGGCTTACGAGTTGCCAAACTGGCCAGCAAACTGAAGTGA
- a CDS encoding AAA family ATPase → MTEPTQSITLNDAIQLVQRMREQIARVVVGQQQVIDQVLIAMLASGHVLVEGVPGLGKTLLVKALAKCFHGQFGRIQFTPDLMPSDVTGHALYDMKTEQFKIRKGPAFCNLLLADEINRAPAKTQSALLEVMQEKQITIEGKPFPALSPFMVLATQNPIEQEGTYPLPEAELDRFMLKVLIDYPNEDEEQNLVKQVTTGQVQDTLSVSAIEPVVNASDIPKLQQVTANIQVDDAVFDYAVRIARSSRQWHSFAHGAGPRASIALIRAARANALLQGNHFVTPDDVKVMALPVMRHRVALTAEMEIEGLQVDQALQQLLQEVEAPRL, encoded by the coding sequence ATGACGGAGCCAACCCAGTCAATCACACTCAATGATGCCATCCAGCTGGTACAGCGCATGCGCGAGCAGATTGCACGGGTGGTGGTTGGGCAACAACAGGTTATCGATCAGGTGTTGATCGCCATGCTTGCCTCCGGCCACGTACTGGTAGAAGGCGTACCTGGCCTGGGCAAAACACTGCTGGTAAAAGCCCTCGCCAAATGCTTTCACGGGCAGTTTGGCCGCATCCAGTTCACACCGGATCTAATGCCCTCTGATGTCACCGGCCACGCGCTCTACGACATGAAAACCGAACAGTTTAAAATCCGTAAAGGGCCTGCCTTCTGCAACCTGCTGCTGGCGGATGAAATCAATCGCGCCCCGGCCAAGACCCAATCCGCCCTGCTGGAAGTCATGCAAGAAAAGCAAATCACCATCGAAGGCAAGCCCTTCCCTGCACTTTCCCCCTTCATGGTGCTGGCTACCCAGAACCCCATCGAGCAGGAAGGCACCTACCCGCTGCCAGAAGCAGAACTGGATCGATTTATGCTGAAAGTGCTGATCGATTACCCCAATGAAGACGAAGAGCAGAACCTAGTGAAACAGGTTACCACCGGACAAGTGCAAGATACCCTGAGCGTATCCGCCATCGAACCGGTAGTGAATGCCTCCGACATTCCTAAACTCCAGCAGGTCACCGCCAACATCCAGGTGGATGATGCCGTGTTCGACTACGCCGTACGCATAGCTCGCAGTTCACGCCAATGGCACAGCTTTGCCCACGGAGCAGGCCCACGAGCCAGCATTGCCCTGATCCGCGCCGCCCGTGCCAATGCACTGTTACAGGGCAACCACTTTGTGACGCCGGATGACGTAAAAGTCATGGCCCTGCCGGTTATGCGGCACCGTGTGGCACTGACCGCTGAAATGGAAATCGAAGGATTGCAAGTGGATCAGGCTCTGCAGCAGTTGCTGCAGGAAGTCGAAGCACCCCGGCTGTAA
- a CDS encoding YihY family inner membrane protein, which translates to MDALFDAYKQFIKLPPVAFVVYVAKSFLHHGNGRSAFYLAFTSLFAVVPVMTVVYSILALIPELKGMESKMQNFMFEHFVPATGSQLQEHLHGFAQQASNLTSIGVIMLFVTSVLMLRKIENSFNTIWHITEARKGVNGFLLYWALLSLGPVMMGGAFAVSSYLASLKMIYDMVPLAGTQTFVLSLLPILMSGLAFSLAYVAIPNTRVPIRHGLLGGLVAAILFDLARRGMTLFVSMFPTYHLVYGAFAAVPIFLIWVLVSWNIMLLGAEIVQAMTSFQVDKKRSTSSLGNLLAVLETLYRLQGKGEVIDEVVLLQKMPWVSNREWEAYTDTLINVQLIHRNGEGEIALTRDLHKYSLAQLFRDCFGDTIKMDLQSNEGWQGRVNKLYKDGMDTCLSGWDIPLAELYDVTSESVEPSSQ; encoded by the coding sequence TTGGACGCACTGTTTGATGCCTACAAGCAATTTATAAAGTTACCCCCAGTTGCCTTTGTTGTGTACGTGGCTAAGTCCTTTCTTCACCACGGTAATGGTCGGTCTGCATTCTATTTGGCTTTTACCTCACTGTTTGCGGTGGTGCCGGTGATGACGGTGGTGTACTCCATTCTGGCGTTAATCCCCGAGTTAAAGGGGATGGAAAGCAAGATGCAGAACTTTATGTTTGAGCATTTTGTACCTGCCACCGGGTCTCAGTTGCAGGAGCACCTGCACGGATTTGCGCAGCAGGCTTCAAACCTCACCAGTATCGGCGTGATCATGCTGTTTGTGACGTCGGTGTTGATGTTGCGCAAAATCGAGAATTCCTTTAACACCATTTGGCACATAACAGAGGCCCGCAAAGGGGTGAATGGTTTTTTGCTGTACTGGGCGTTGTTAAGCCTGGGGCCGGTGATGATGGGGGGCGCGTTCGCGGTGTCGTCGTATCTGGCGTCTTTAAAGATGATATACGACATGGTGCCGTTGGCTGGCACGCAGACATTTGTGCTCAGTCTGCTGCCGATTCTGATGAGCGGTTTGGCCTTCTCGCTCGCCTATGTGGCGATTCCTAATACCCGAGTGCCGATACGGCATGGTTTGCTGGGCGGTCTGGTGGCGGCCATATTGTTTGATTTGGCACGCCGGGGTATGACGCTGTTTGTCAGCATGTTCCCCACCTACCATTTGGTGTACGGTGCGTTTGCCGCCGTGCCGATCTTTCTGATCTGGGTATTGGTGTCGTGGAATATTATGTTGCTGGGGGCTGAGATTGTGCAGGCCATGACCAGTTTTCAAGTGGATAAAAAGCGTTCCACGTCATCCCTGGGGAATTTGCTGGCGGTATTGGAGACGCTGTATCGCTTGCAGGGCAAGGGGGAGGTGATCGACGAGGTAGTGTTGCTGCAGAAAATGCCTTGGGTTTCAAACCGTGAGTGGGAGGCCTACACGGATACGCTTATCAATGTGCAGTTGATTCATCGCAATGGGGAGGGCGAAATCGCTCTGACCCGGGATCTGCACAAATACAGCTTGGCGCAGTTGTTTCGTGATTGTTTTGGCGACACCATCAAGATGGATCTGCAAAGCAATGAGGGATGGCAAGGCAGGGTGAACAAGCTCTATAAGGATGGTATGGATACCTGCCTGAGTGGTTGGGACATCCCTCTGGCTGAACTGTACGATGTCACTTCGGAATCAGTGGAGCCTAGTTCTCAATAA
- a CDS encoding DUF58 domain-containing protein, whose product MRPTHRLFWFACGWALMGFAAALSMWLPKEIMPTDWDAVAWQHQIERIWQISGATLAFLLIFDTVALLRMVPPSVLRQHSESLALGVWSDVELRLLHRYRRAVRLEVFDHHPSHCEAEHAHQKGLLIPRQGTEFRYRVRAKERGNHHFGSTDLLLHSPLGFWQRRLLVGEPSSVKVFPNFAAVSNYAMMSMEQQSAQLGIRLQQRRGEGMEFQQLREFRQGDSLRQIDWNATARQRKLISKEYQDEKDQQILFLIDCGRRMRSKDGDHSHLDHALNAMLLMSYAALKQGDAVGLMSFGGDERWLKPVKGVANLSKILNCVYDISPSTRASDYNSAIRSIMTRHNKRALVVVLSNIRDENADDLKPALSLLQKKHLVMVANLEEPELHDLLDKPINGFQDALRYTGTKLYMERRHAITKEFNHSGLHTVNSTPKMMPVALINKYFEVKREGLL is encoded by the coding sequence ATGAGACCGACACATCGACTATTCTGGTTTGCCTGTGGTTGGGCCCTGATGGGGTTTGCAGCCGCACTGAGCATGTGGCTGCCTAAAGAGATAATGCCTACTGACTGGGACGCGGTTGCGTGGCAACATCAGATTGAGCGCATCTGGCAAATATCAGGGGCCACCCTCGCCTTCCTGCTAATATTCGATACGGTGGCGTTACTGCGCATGGTGCCCCCTAGCGTGCTGCGTCAGCACAGTGAATCTCTGGCGCTGGGGGTATGGTCAGACGTTGAACTTCGGCTGCTTCACCGCTATCGCCGAGCGGTCAGGCTCGAAGTGTTCGACCACCATCCCTCCCACTGCGAGGCTGAACACGCCCATCAAAAAGGTCTACTGATCCCCAGACAAGGTACAGAGTTCCGCTACCGGGTAAGAGCTAAAGAACGGGGCAATCATCACTTCGGCAGCACAGATCTACTGTTGCACTCTCCCTTGGGGTTCTGGCAGCGTCGCCTGCTGGTGGGCGAACCCAGCAGCGTCAAAGTATTCCCCAACTTCGCCGCCGTCTCCAACTACGCCATGATGTCCATGGAACAACAGTCAGCCCAACTGGGTATCCGCTTACAACAGCGCCGCGGAGAAGGCATGGAGTTCCAACAACTGCGAGAATTCCGCCAAGGGGACAGCCTGCGCCAGATCGACTGGAACGCCACCGCGCGCCAGCGCAAGCTAATATCCAAAGAATATCAGGATGAAAAAGATCAGCAGATCCTGTTTCTGATCGATTGTGGTCGCCGTATGCGCTCAAAGGACGGCGACCACAGCCACCTTGATCACGCCTTGAACGCGATGTTACTGATGAGTTATGCCGCCCTCAAACAGGGCGACGCTGTCGGTTTGATGAGCTTTGGGGGTGACGAGCGCTGGCTAAAACCGGTAAAAGGCGTAGCCAACCTCTCCAAAATACTCAATTGCGTCTACGACATAAGCCCCAGCACCCGCGCCAGCGACTACAACAGCGCCATTCGATCCATTATGACCCGACATAACAAACGGGCCTTGGTCGTTGTGCTCTCCAACATACGGGATGAAAATGCCGACGACCTGAAGCCGGCCCTGTCCCTGCTGCAGAAAAAGCACCTGGTCATGGTCGCCAACCTGGAAGAACCTGAGCTACACGATCTTTTAGACAAACCTATCAATGGCTTCCAGGACGCCCTGCGTTACACCGGCACCAAGCTGTATATGGAGCGTCGGCACGCCATTACCAAAGAATTCAATCATTCCGGGCTACACACGGTGAACAGCACCCCAAAAATGATGCCCGTGGCACTGATTAACAAGTATTTCGAAGTAAAACGAGAAGGATTGCTGTAG
- a CDS encoding DUF4129 domain-containing protein: MDLSKISVQVRPRNPYEAVDLGFVMARQWLKPLLLLWLIPALPVICLSYALFFNQPLWSLLLIWWLKPLFESIQLRYISEKLFDDNARWQDTLKQTFNIALHQWFSKLVLQRLSLSRSLNMPVGELEQLHGQRRSQRLATLHRGAGSSGLWLTVVGNSLESLFIIAIFSLAWMFIPMEMDIDFDLDMLLSSPMLFPTITWAGFVAMALASPFYVCGGFMLYINRRTWLEAWDIELTFRQLSNDHLAKGSKAIGLVLAAFLTLSLTTAPQPAQAELSRDETQQMIFDILEGDEFHQMREDAGWRWKDTPTPEADEDMESFWSKLGKWVVDFLEGTQFLGDISPYATMIISVLEVLMWGLVIAVFAYLIYRFRHLRVPNINASRKEHPAPPSHLFGLELNQDTLPADVIAAAQSLWQQQQFRQALSLLYRAALTFLVHERHLPLNSSHTEQECLRLCLQQEPQQRGHFFQRLTGHWINLAYAHNHISDDEFANLCSTWPSFFDDSSTGGSSS, translated from the coding sequence GTGGATCTGAGTAAAATCAGCGTGCAGGTGCGCCCTCGCAATCCTTACGAAGCCGTAGACCTGGGCTTTGTCATGGCCCGCCAATGGTTAAAACCGCTTCTTTTGCTGTGGCTGATTCCTGCACTGCCGGTGATCTGCCTGAGCTACGCCCTTTTCTTCAATCAACCGCTCTGGTCACTGTTGCTGATCTGGTGGCTAAAACCGCTATTTGAGTCCATTCAACTGCGCTACATATCCGAAAAGCTATTTGACGACAATGCTCGCTGGCAGGACACGCTGAAACAGACTTTTAACATCGCGCTGCACCAATGGTTTTCCAAACTGGTACTGCAACGCTTATCCCTTTCACGATCACTCAATATGCCCGTCGGTGAATTGGAGCAATTGCACGGCCAGCGACGCAGCCAACGGCTTGCCACCTTACACCGAGGCGCAGGTTCATCCGGCTTATGGCTGACCGTGGTAGGCAACAGCCTCGAAAGCCTCTTTATCATCGCGATTTTCAGTCTGGCCTGGATGTTCATACCCATGGAAATGGATATCGATTTTGACCTTGATATGCTGCTATCCAGCCCCATGCTGTTCCCCACCATAACCTGGGCTGGTTTTGTTGCCATGGCACTGGCATCACCATTTTATGTTTGCGGTGGGTTTATGCTGTACATCAATCGCCGCACCTGGCTTGAAGCCTGGGATATCGAGCTCACGTTCCGCCAGTTAAGCAATGATCACCTGGCCAAAGGCAGCAAAGCGATCGGCCTTGTGTTGGCTGCCTTTCTCACGCTATCGCTGACAACTGCACCGCAACCGGCCCAGGCAGAACTTTCCCGTGATGAAACCCAGCAGATGATTTTTGACATCCTGGAGGGAGACGAATTTCATCAAATGCGGGAGGATGCGGGTTGGCGCTGGAAAGACACACCGACGCCAGAAGCAGACGAAGACATGGAAAGCTTCTGGAGCAAATTGGGCAAGTGGGTGGTCGATTTTCTGGAAGGCACCCAATTTCTGGGGGATATAAGCCCCTACGCCACGATGATTATCAGCGTGCTGGAAGTACTCATGTGGGGGTTGGTAATCGCCGTTTTTGCATACCTCATCTACCGCTTCCGTCACCTGCGTGTACCTAACATTAACGCTAGCCGTAAGGAACACCCGGCACCGCCAAGCCATCTATTCGGGCTGGAACTGAATCAGGACACTTTGCCAGCGGATGTGATTGCTGCAGCCCAGTCGCTGTGGCAACAGCAACAGTTTCGCCAGGCATTGAGCCTGCTCTACAGGGCTGCGCTCACCTTCCTCGTTCATGAACGGCACCTGCCCCTTAATAGCAGCCATACCGAACAGGAATGCTTGCGACTTTGCCTGCAACAGGAACCGCAACAGCGTGGGCATTTTTTCCAGCGCCTCACCGGGCATTGGATCAACCTAGCCTATGCGCACAACCACATCAGCGACGATGAGTTTGCCAATCTCTGCTCCACCTGGCCCAGCTTTTTTGATGATTCCAGTACCGGGGGCTCATCTTCATGA
- a CDS encoding alpha/beta fold hydrolase, with protein sequence MPTFASLLTSVKGIKPQIVKKVCEKRTSSAYYWDGSGPLVVCLHGFPDTANTFHLMVPALVGAGYRVLVPVMPGYEQSSVDPEGNYHITDLAKNVVGWVDHMGEESAHLIGHDWGGVTAWLAAAMYPHRFFSVTSIAIPPLKHLGAAILQCPSQILKSWYIGFFQLPLIPEQIIKFNDGVFVRMLWRRWSPGWDAPEALVRPVLDALDDPSVTRAMLGYYRCLGRIFHRQHQQGRRALKLPYQVPCLMISGSDDGCMDSRLFELAMSENDFMAGAELYRLMGAGHFCHLEKPALVHAKLLSFLEMHPKGAKKLADELAKQLG encoded by the coding sequence ATGCCTACATTTGCTTCGCTGCTCACGTCAGTCAAGGGGATTAAACCCCAGATCGTGAAAAAAGTCTGTGAAAAAAGAACATCCAGCGCCTATTACTGGGATGGTTCCGGCCCTTTGGTGGTGTGTTTGCATGGTTTTCCTGATACGGCCAACACCTTCCACTTAATGGTGCCGGCTCTAGTTGGTGCTGGGTACAGGGTGTTAGTGCCAGTGATGCCGGGCTATGAACAATCAAGTGTGGATCCTGAGGGTAACTATCATATTACTGATTTGGCTAAGAATGTGGTGGGCTGGGTGGACCACATGGGTGAAGAGTCAGCGCATCTGATTGGGCATGATTGGGGCGGAGTCACCGCTTGGCTGGCGGCTGCCATGTATCCCCATCGTTTCTTTAGCGTTACCAGTATTGCTATTCCTCCTCTAAAACACTTAGGGGCGGCCATCCTGCAATGCCCATCCCAAATACTGAAATCCTGGTATATCGGTTTCTTCCAGCTTCCGCTGATTCCTGAGCAAATTATAAAATTCAACGATGGTGTATTCGTGCGCATGTTATGGCGACGTTGGTCACCGGGGTGGGATGCGCCGGAGGCGTTGGTGCGACCAGTGTTGGATGCCTTGGATGATCCCTCGGTAACGCGGGCGATGCTGGGGTATTACCGTTGTCTGGGCCGTATCTTCCACCGTCAGCATCAGCAAGGGCGGCGAGCGCTAAAGCTGCCTTATCAGGTACCCTGCCTGATGATCAGCGGCTCCGATGATGGCTGTATGGACAGTCGCCTGTTTGAGTTGGCCATGAGTGAGAACGATTTTATGGCGGGTGCTGAACTGTATCGATTAATGGGGGCAGGGCACTTCTGTCATCTTGAGAAGCCTGCGCTGGTTCATGCTAAGTTGTTGAGTTTTCTGGAAATGCACCCTAAGGGTGCGAAAAAGCTGGCGGATGAATTAGCCAAGCAATTGGGTTAG
- a CDS encoding RDD family protein has translation MLDTYRKLETPENIDLDIQVAGPLVRCLAFTIDSLIRTAVQIALLIALTLLGKVGMALWLISTFVLEWFYPVLFEVLNNGQTPGKKAMGIAVVNDDSTPVSWSASIVRNFLRIVDFLPIGYIAGLISMIMNQDFKRIGDLAAGTIVIFREKQQTAPQWPASDSAPPPVALNLKQQRAILSFVERRNTLTQERQEELANHLQPVFHHNNQEAVDHILRVATWLRGGR, from the coding sequence ATGCTGGATACTTACCGGAAACTGGAAACACCGGAAAACATCGATCTGGACATTCAGGTCGCAGGACCATTGGTACGCTGTCTGGCGTTTACCATCGACAGCCTGATTCGAACCGCTGTGCAGATCGCACTGCTGATCGCCCTGACACTGCTGGGAAAAGTGGGCATGGCCCTATGGCTGATATCCACCTTTGTACTTGAGTGGTTCTATCCAGTGTTGTTCGAGGTATTGAATAACGGGCAGACTCCAGGCAAAAAAGCCATGGGCATTGCCGTCGTCAACGACGACAGTACCCCGGTGAGCTGGTCGGCCTCCATTGTTCGCAACTTCCTCCGCATTGTTGATTTTCTACCCATTGGCTATATCGCAGGCCTGATCAGCATGATTATGAATCAGGATTTCAAACGCATTGGAGATCTGGCAGCAGGCACAATTGTGATTTTTCGGGAAAAGCAGCAGACGGCCCCCCAATGGCCCGCCAGCGACAGCGCCCCGCCACCGGTAGCGCTGAATCTGAAGCAACAGCGGGCGATTCTGTCGTTTGTGGAACGTCGCAACACCCTTACCCAGGAGCGACAGGAAGAACTGGCCAACCATCTGCAACCAGTGTTTCATCACAACAATCAGGAAGCGGTCGACCATATCCTGCGGGTTGCCACTTGGTTACGGGGTGGACGATGA
- a CDS encoding DUF2069 domain-containing protein, with amino-acid sequence MTEALTKKAELARTMTLATLANLIVLFVVWRAIVLPAEHAMTIIAIHAIPLMLFLPGLLARKPKVFIWLCFVILLYFCQGIMSAFALPSTLGILGALESILTTWLFCAAMMAARYYARLENIS; translated from the coding sequence ATGACTGAAGCCCTGACCAAAAAAGCCGAACTGGCGCGCACCATGACCCTGGCAACACTGGCCAACCTGATTGTACTGTTCGTGGTATGGCGAGCCATCGTGCTTCCGGCCGAGCACGCCATGACCATTATTGCTATCCATGCGATTCCGTTAATGCTGTTTCTACCGGGCCTGCTGGCGCGCAAGCCCAAAGTATTTATCTGGCTTTGCTTCGTTATTTTGCTCTATTTCTGTCAAGGTATTATGAGCGCCTTCGCATTACCCTCCACGTTGGGAATACTGGGTGCGCTTGAATCAATACTCACCACTTGGCTGTTTTGCGCGGCGATGATGGCTGCACGCTATTACGCTCGCCTGGAAAATATAAGTTAA
- the arsC gene encoding arsenate reductase (glutaredoxin) (This arsenate reductase requires both glutathione and glutaredoxin to convert arsenate to arsenite, after which the efflux transporter formed by ArsA and ArsB can extrude the arsenite from the cell, providing resistance.), with translation MTKIYHNPRCSKSRETLQLLKDQGIEPEVVLYLETPPDAKTIATLLKQLGLKPRELMRTKEAEYKEQGLNNPDLSDDQLIKAMVSTPKLIERPIVVNGDKAALGRPPEQVLEIL, from the coding sequence ATGACCAAAATTTATCACAACCCACGCTGCTCCAAATCCCGTGAAACACTCCAGCTACTGAAAGACCAAGGTATTGAGCCAGAAGTGGTGCTGTATCTGGAAACGCCACCGGATGCCAAAACCATCGCAACCCTTCTTAAGCAGCTTGGCCTGAAACCCCGCGAATTGATGCGTACCAAAGAAGCGGAATACAAGGAACAGGGGCTGAACAACCCGGATCTGAGCGACGACCAGCTGATCAAAGCCATGGTCAGCACGCCAAAACTGATTGAGCGCCCCATTGTTGTGAATGGCGATAAGGCCGCCCTGGGCCGTCCGCCGGAACAGGTTCTGGAGATCCTGTGA